TTTAGTGGCGACATGTCAAGGAGGCAACAAAACGAACTCACAAGTCACACAAGAGATCAAGACAGTTCGAGAAGAGTTTGATCTACTTCTCTTTACTTTCAGACCAACATTTCGAATCGAGTTAGTCTGACAATATTTGTTTACTGTCATTCCAGTCTAATCTACCAGATTTGTTACGTTACGTAAGCTTTGTATACAGGCGGATAAGCCATTATTAAACTTATCTTTTATTAAATGTAAATTACatctttaaagaagaaagaagtacATATTCAGATATTCTACTACTCCTCATGTTccaatttataaatgtttttgaggttattttttcgttttgctttattttattttataatcttttttgcattgttttttttttcatttagctaaatattttttcattactCAAAGAGTTCTATCGATGAGATTTTGAATTCGATATCATCATATTGAAAACTCAAATTGATGGAtatgaaaatatacaaaattgtttaaaagaAGATTAGCAGGATAATCTAAGTCAAAGGTAAACCGCTTGTAATTTTGCAAAAGCACGACATGTAGGACAACATGCATTATTCTTCGAATTTCGAAAGCCATTGATCAATGCAATCACGATGGTATTTGTGCATACAATCTCTTAGCCTTACATAACCAAAACCTATAGTGAGATCTTCGAGACAGATTGGACAAACTTTTTCTTCGTCTTTTCCTAAACTCTCTCTAACTTCTGTATAATCTCAAGAGCGGAGATTCATTTTGGCCCCAGAATCTTCGCAGCTTCGAACGTATATCAGGGTAAATAATTACGGATATTATCAATCCGGTGTAAAGGCAGTAAGTAAGGCCGTAATTAGGCTGACGAGTCGATAAAAGATAGGGACAAGCCACGGAATAGTAACTAGTTCTGGATCTCCCAACAACTAACATACATGTAACACCAGTAGAGAAATGCCATGAACATGAAGACTAGAGGGCCTTTAGCTAACAAATAGAATAACCAAGCCTCTTTTCTGGATCTGACTCGACGAGAACGAGGATGAGTCATCAAATGATCCATTGAAGCACCaaactagaaacaaaaacaaaataatattgcaAGTACTCAAGTCGATCCAAATCTGGTTAGATgcttttatatatcatatatacatatgtccCTAGATTTTCTCTTTGTTATTACTGATTTTGTTATCATATCCGGATATCCCTTAATTGATATCCGACTCTTTTATTGTTTGTTCATTTATTCTGAATTTCTGATAATTCATTTCTTCTAGATATACTCCCGCCGTTTTCCATAATGCctgcatatattttgtttagcaatatatattagatataatcCCCTTTTTTTGTCGTGCATATAATCCCTTATTTGTACTTTTGTAGTATGTAAAACCAGAATTAAATTTGGGTGTtgtggtgaaaaaaaaataaaaatttgggtGTTGTATGTGGATCATAGCGTGACGGAAACGTTGATGGCatcattttgatttaattttcgCATCTGTAGGTCCACTTTGATCTGATCTATTATATGGAATATTTGTgtatattaaaatgtttaaactGCATTGTGGTATTGTCCTATTAATCCACTAGATATtattgtgatatatataaaaaagagcaagaaatagataaaataaaggCTGGAGAAAATGACGTATGCTACACATTCAATTCCCTAGACTCAGAAATGTTATCGTGGTAGACATGGTCAAGTTGTTGTGCTTGACTGCTTTCCATTTTATATAgtatacttttgttttgttggtggttttcaattttaaaagacaattataaaactttatcACTATATTATGAAATACTTAAATACGTTTTAAAACATTGCTATATATAGTATAGTTTTactaaatactaaattaaacaagaaaagtgACGCAGGAAATGGCGTAATTTCCTCCCCCGGACCACATGCATCTATTAATACACAAAAACGATGTCAACGAGTGGTTTTAGTAGTATTTTTACATTAAAGAACCATTTACTTTTGGTACCAGCAATTTTTACCTTAATATTATAACAAGTTTAGTTTTAAGCAACTTACAAATTAGCCCAACAAACTTGTATATAATACTCGTATGCTATTAATAAAGTACActgacaaaaataataaattaaaaagtgatTGAATATTCGAGTATAATGACACATCACATGGGAATACTAGATTAATAATGTTGAGTTGTGGAACTATAATACAAATTCtgcaataattatttttagatttgtgttttaaaatcattttatgaAAGTTAGATTTGAAATTATAGTCTTTAACAATTCGTACCACCCGGTtagttaaagattaaaaaaacaaaaaacagaggataCATAAACATTTTGTTTGCCAAAAACGCAACGTGCATATGTTTATCTTTGGTCAAGAGAGAACGTGCACGAAAGTAGTAGCAGAAGAAGTACTAAATTAGATTGAGCGGTGAGAGACAAAACGAGTTTACAACTCACGCGATCTATTTCGCGCGTTAGCCGACAAAAACAAAgtgttttttcttgtaataaaaAAGTACTACTAGTAATAAATAAAGATAGCCGGTTTGCATCTCCCTCGTGAATGATTCAcgttataagaaaaaaataacgcACGTGCCTCGACACGTGTCTGACCACCAAAAGAAACGCCCACACACTGCACGACGATGCACGTGTCTTTTGACCGACTATATCCGGTGACAACCTGTAAGCTGGTTTTTGCACCAATAGGAAATGAGAGAGAAAggaatcttttttgttttttcttaaataaaaatcttaaaactgaaattaatttaatgttaCAATTCACATGTCGCATGCGATTTGTTAATAAAAACGAAGAATCGCTGTGTAATGAATGATGTGTTGTTAACTTCATTCCACGTTTTTTCATTTTCTCCCTCAAAAGTCTctctttattctctttcttctttccccCCCCGGCGCCGAAGCTGTATCTGTTTTGATTCCGGCGTTTAACACGCGTTTTAATCGGCGAGGGTTTTGAGATcgagttatttttttgtattcgGTTGTGACGGTTTTATTGTATAGATGGAGAGGGATTTATTGGGATTGGGTTCGAAAAATTCTCCGATCACTGTCAAGGAGGAAACCAGCGAAAGCTCTAGAGATTCAGGTTTTTGAATTATTAATATTCCTCTTCTTTTGATGAATCAATCTTTATTTGGTTATGTTTTTCCAAATCTCTCTGTTAGCTTTAATTTCCCAAACCAAATAGTCgatctttttttgtaattatctGGAACAATTATGCGTTAGGACTTAGGACTTAGGAGTTACTAATAGAACTAGATTGGGTTTTTGGAACCCTGTGTTTTTTATGGCTTGCTCGGGAACTGAGAGTTGTCAGTTTGTCTCTTGGCTCAGAGCAGAACATTGTCTCGGGAGATGAACTGTGTGGATCATTTGGATTTTAGGAAactagttttgttattttagaaaaatccCTGTGTAAAACGTTGTCTTAGGTTTAAACTcggtaacctttttttttttttttttacaagagggatattttatttgaaaggGACTTATAATTGTCTGAGatatacttttaattagtttatttataaaaaaaacgaataCGTAAAATGTTGGAAAAGAAGGGattaatataagaaattaaaatatagagacGGTTGGTAGTAGGTGGAAGatttaaataatactaatacttCAAAGTTAGAGTTGGGTTAGTTTATAAGATGATTGAATATTTGATTGTGTGTTGATCAAGGGTACCAATAATGTGAAATGTATAGTTTCTCACCATTATTTcgactttgttttctttataagcCAAAAACGTGCCATTCCATAAAAGTAGTGCATCGACATGTGGGTGTGTTTAGTTTTTAATGTTTGAATCTCTCTTTaacttaaaaaccaaaataaaagttttaaattattctAGTTTCGTACAATGACTTtgaataaatgttttttaataataaattagacACGGTTTTCTAAAAGTGGTTTTGCCTCGTTGAATTTGTCAACAGTATCAGATTCTGTACATtgttggttaatttttttttttttgggttcggTGTTTGTTAATGTAAGATCTCGAGACATTTATGGTTAACAGATTGACTTTAAACTGATAAAAGTCggattgtttcctttttttcttttgtagctCCCAACAGAGGAGGAATGAACTGGTCGTTCTCAAACAAAGTCTCTGCTGCTTCTTCTCAGTTTCTATCTTTCAGGCCATCATCTCAAGAAGAGAGACATAGAAAGTCTGGAAATTATCATCTGCCGCACTCTGGTTCCTTCATGCCATCATCAGTTGCAGATGTTTATGATTCAAACCGCAAAGCTCCTTACAGTTCTGTACAGGTATCTATCATGTCATGTGCCTTTTTGGATGCATGGATGTAATCTTGGTTTAATATAATAACTGATTCATTTCAACCGTAAGCTAAGCTTCTCATTTTTAGATAAGTTCGTCCAAACAAGTTCCTTACACATTTGTTATGGCTTTTTGCTCTCAGGGAGTAAGAATGTTCCCAAATTCCAACCAACAGGAAGAAACTAATGCAGTTTCCATGTCCATGCCGGGTTTCCAGTCTCATCATTATGCACAAGGAGGAAGAAGCTTCATCAGCAACAGTAATAACTCACAACCTTTGATAGGAGTTCCTATCATGGCACCTCCTATTTCAATCCTTCCTCCTCCCGGCGCCGTTGTAGGGACAACTGATATTAGGTACCCACTGCTTCTCCCTTCTCTGATAAGTCATCATATCATATCTTGTGGTTACATAAACTCTTTCTACAGTTTCATAGTTGACTAATTAAAGACTTGTTTTATCAGATCTTCTTCCAAGCCAATAGGGGCACCTGCGCAGTTGACGATCTTTTATGCCGGTTCGGTTTGTGTTTACGATGACATATCTCCTGAAAAGGTAActcaatcatcttcttccatgTATGCATCTCTTTTATTAGTTTAGTATGGTTACTCATTTGCTTTATTCTTTCATTTCCTCCATCTCAGGCAAAGGCGATAATGTTGTTAGCTGGGAATGGTTCTCCTATGCCTCAAGCCTTTTCACCAcctcaaactcatcatcaacaTGCGGTCCATCATACTCGTGCCTCTGTTGATTCTTCAGCTATGCCTCCTAGCTTCATGCCTACGATATCTTATCTTAGTCCTGAAGCTGGAAGTAGCACAAATGGAGTTGGAGCAGCAAAACTAACAAGAGGCTTGACATCAACATGTCACGACAACCAAACT
The Camelina sativa cultivar DH55 chromosome 15, Cs, whole genome shotgun sequence DNA segment above includes these coding regions:
- the LOC104746136 gene encoding protein TIFY 6B yields the protein MERDLLGLGSKNSPITVKEETSESSRDSAPNRGGMNWSFSNKVSAASSQFLSFRPSSQEERHRKSGNYHLPHSGSFMPSSVADVYDSNRKAPYSSVQGVRMFPNSNQQEETNAVSMSMPGFQSHHYAQGGRSFISNSNNSQPLIGVPIMAPPISILPPPGAVVGTTDIRSSSKPIGAPAQLTIFYAGSVCVYDDISPEKAKAIMLLAGNGSPMPQAFSPPQTHHQHAVHHTRASVDSSAMPPSFMPTISYLSPEAGSSTNGVGAAKLTRGLTSTCHDNQTNASNINCSVAVSGSTSVMAPTVALPLARKASLARFLEKRKERVTSVSPYCVDKKSSTDCRRSMSECISSSLSSAT